A single window of Paracoccus albus DNA harbors:
- a CDS encoding NAD(P)(+) transhydrogenase (Re/Si-specific) subunit beta has product MEFGFTTAAYVVAAILFILSLGGLSNQESAKRAIWYGIVGMALAVIATLFGPGAGNWFLSVVLIAIGGAVGWVVAKRVQMTEMPQLVAAMHSLVGLAAVFVGFNAQLELGRVLRAKAAGLPDAIAVTGERAAAVIPVNPFRGFAEVLTHKTPAELNMLQIEVFLGVFIGAVTFTGSIVAFGKLAGKIDGKPKKLPGGHMLNAGAAALSLILGLLYIGDMGPAAFWLILIALLAGFIGWHLIMGIGGADMPVVVSMLNSYSGWAAAAIGFTLSNDLLIVTGALVGSSGAILSYIMCKAMNRNFVSVILGGFGGETGPAMEIEGEQVAIDADGVATALNEADEVIIVPGYGMAVAQAQQAVSELTRKLRAAGKNVRFAIHPVAGRLPGHMNVLLAEAKVPYDIVMEMEEINDDFPNTDVVIVIGSNDIVNPAAQDDPNSPIAGMPVLEVWKAKNVFVSKRGQGTGYSGIENPLFYKENTRMFYGDAKDSINALLPLVE; this is encoded by the coding sequence ATGGAATTCGGATTTACCACAGCCGCTTATGTCGTCGCGGCTATCCTGTTCATCCTGTCGCTGGGGGGGCTGTCCAATCAGGAAAGCGCGAAGCGCGCGATCTGGTATGGCATCGTCGGGATGGCGCTTGCTGTTATCGCCACTCTGTTCGGGCCCGGGGCGGGCAACTGGTTCCTGTCGGTCGTTCTGATTGCAATCGGTGGTGCGGTCGGCTGGGTCGTTGCCAAGCGCGTGCAGATGACCGAAATGCCGCAGCTTGTTGCGGCGATGCACAGCCTTGTCGGTCTGGCCGCTGTGTTCGTCGGATTCAACGCCCAGCTTGAACTGGGCCGAGTGCTGCGCGCCAAGGCCGCAGGTCTGCCCGACGCCATTGCCGTCACCGGCGAACGTGCCGCGGCAGTCATTCCCGTCAACCCGTTTCGTGGCTTTGCCGAAGTTCTGACCCACAAGACACCGGCAGAGCTGAACATGCTTCAGATCGAGGTGTTTCTTGGCGTGTTCATCGGTGCCGTGACCTTCACCGGCTCTATCGTCGCCTTCGGCAAACTGGCCGGTAAGATTGACGGCAAGCCCAAAAAGCTGCCGGGTGGCCATATGCTGAATGCGGGGGCTGCGGCGCTGTCGCTGATCCTCGGGCTGCTTTACATCGGGGATATGGGACCGGCAGCCTTCTGGCTGATCCTGATTGCGCTGCTGGCGGGCTTTATCGGCTGGCATCTGATCATGGGTATTGGCGGCGCAGATATGCCGGTCGTCGTGTCCATGCTGAACAGCTATTCCGGTTGGGCGGCGGCAGCCATCGGCTTCACCCTGTCGAATGACCTGCTGATCGTGACGGGTGCGCTTGTCGGCTCTTCCGGTGCGATCCTGTCCTATATCATGTGCAAGGCGATGAACCGGAACTTTGTCAGCGTGATCCTTGGCGGTTTCGGCGGTGAAACCGGACCTGCGATGGAGATCGAGGGCGAGCAGGTTGCCATCGACGCCGATGGGGTGGCCACCGCGCTGAATGAAGCGGATGAGGTGATCATCGTTCCCGGCTATGGCATGGCGGTCGCTCAAGCGCAGCAGGCGGTCAGTGAATTGACCCGGAAGCTGCGGGCGGCCGGCAAGAATGTCCGCTTCGCGATCCACCCGGTCGCCGGACGTCTGCCGGGGCACATGAACGTGCTGCTGGCCGAGGCCAAGGTGCCTTATGATATCGTCATGGAGATGGAGGAGATTAACGATGATTTCCCGAATACGGATGTGGTCATCGTCATCGGCTCGAACGACATCGTGAACCCGGCCGCACAGGACGATCCCAACAGCCCCATCGCCGGTATGCCGGTGCTGGAGGTCTGGAAGGCCAAGAACGTCTTTGTCAGCAAGCGGGGGCAGGGGACCGGCTATTCCGGTATCGAGAACCCGCTGTTCTACAAGGAAAACACGCGGATGTTCTATGGCGACGCGAAAGATTCAATCAATGCGCTGTTGCCGCTGGTAGAGTGA
- a CDS encoding Re/Si-specific NAD(P)(+) transhydrogenase subunit alpha — protein MKIGALKEGQAGENRVAITPSSAGYLQKLGYEVHVESGAGAAAGFTDEDYRGAGVTVDATANDLINTVDVVAKVRPPETGEIHAMREGQTLISHFYPAQNAELLETAKEQGITAIAMDMVPRISRAQKMDALSSMANIAGYRAVIEAANNFGRFFTGQVTAAGKVPPAKVLVVGAGVAGLAAIGTATSLGAQVYAFDVRPEVAEQIESMGAEFVYLDFEEAQTDGAATGGYAAPSSPEFREKQLEKFRELAPDMDIVITTALIPGRDAPVLWTKDMIEAMKPGSVIVDLAAEKGGNAELTIPDEKHVTENGVTIIGYTDFPSRMATQSSELYGNNIRHFMTDLTPEKNGELVQNMDDDVIRGATVVHDHDITWPPPKPKIAAIAAQKPKEKKKELTAEERKAQEVAAFRAETRQQVMLLGGGAIVLLLIGLVAPASFMSHFIVFVLACFVGFKVIWNVAHSLHTPLMAITNAISSIIILGALMQIGSGSWLVVILAALAVLMAGVNIFGGFLVTRRMLAMFQKS, from the coding sequence ATGAAGATTGGGGCATTGAAGGAAGGTCAGGCGGGGGAGAACCGCGTGGCGATCACACCCTCATCCGCCGGGTATCTGCAAAAACTTGGCTATGAGGTTCACGTCGAAAGCGGGGCAGGCGCTGCGGCGGGATTTACCGATGAGGATTACCGGGGCGCGGGCGTAACCGTCGACGCAACGGCGAATGATCTGATCAACACGGTAGATGTCGTCGCCAAGGTCCGCCCGCCTGAGACCGGCGAAATTCACGCAATGCGCGAAGGTCAGACGCTGATCTCGCATTTCTATCCGGCGCAGAATGCCGAATTGCTGGAAACCGCGAAGGAACAGGGCATTACCGCCATTGCGATGGATATGGTGCCGCGCATCAGCCGCGCGCAGAAGATGGATGCGCTGTCCTCGATGGCCAATATCGCCGGTTACCGCGCGGTGATCGAGGCTGCGAATAATTTCGGTCGCTTCTTCACCGGGCAGGTGACTGCGGCTGGCAAGGTGCCGCCAGCCAAGGTCCTGGTCGTCGGCGCAGGCGTTGCGGGTCTTGCCGCGATTGGCACCGCGACCAGCCTGGGCGCGCAGGTTTATGCATTCGACGTTCGCCCCGAGGTGGCCGAGCAGATCGAATCGATGGGCGCCGAATTCGTTTATCTGGATTTCGAGGAAGCGCAGACCGATGGCGCGGCGACGGGTGGCTATGCGGCGCCGTCCAGCCCGGAATTCCGCGAAAAACAGCTGGAGAAATTCCGCGAACTTGCGCCCGATATGGATATCGTCATCACCACGGCGCTGATCCCAGGCCGTGATGCGCCGGTTTTGTGGACGAAGGACATGATCGAGGCGATGAAGCCCGGCTCGGTTATCGTCGACCTCGCGGCGGAAAAGGGCGGCAATGCCGAACTGACCATACCCGATGAGAAGCATGTCACCGAAAACGGCGTGACAATCATCGGCTACACGGATTTCCCGTCGCGCATGGCGACGCAGTCGTCAGAGCTTTACGGCAACAACATCCGCCACTTCATGACAGACCTGACGCCAGAGAAGAATGGCGAGCTGGTCCAGAATATGGATGACGACGTGATCCGCGGCGCGACCGTGGTGCACGATCATGACATCACATGGCCACCGCCCAAGCCGAAGATTGCGGCCATCGCGGCGCAGAAGCCGAAAGAGAAGAAAAAAGAACTGACGGCGGAAGAGCGCAAGGCGCAGGAAGTCGCGGCGTTCAGGGCGGAAACGCGCCAGCAGGTCATGCTTCTTGGCGGCGGTGCAATCGTGCTGCTGCTGATTGGCCTCGTTGCCCCGGCAAGCTTCATGTCGCATTTCATCGTCTTCGTGCTGGCCTGTTTTGTCGGGTTCAAGGTGATCTGGAATGTTGCCCATTCACTGCATACGCCGCTGATGGCGATCACAAATGCGATCTCGTCGATCATCATTCTTGGTGCGCTGATGCAGATCGGCTCTGGTTCATGGCTGGTTGTGATCCTTGCCGCACTTGCCGTGCTGATGGCCGGGGTGAACATCTTCGGCGGCTTCCTTGTCACCCGGCGCATGCTCGCCATGTTCCAGAAATCGTAA
- the pepN gene encoding aminopeptidase N: MNQPVRHQTPTLLSDYRPYPFTLRQTRLDVRLDPKETVVLAELDLTRRDTGDLVLDIGAGVDLRSISIDGRKLSSADYRREEEVLSISAPDGDFTLSTEVVIDPSANTAFEGLYLSNGIFCTQCEAEGFRHITPYPDRPDVMAPFEVTIRSDLPVLLSNGNPVSSADGVAVWHDPWPKPAYLFALVAGDLRAVSGDFTTKSGRHVDLNVWVRPGDEPRADYALDSLIRSMKWDEDTYGREYDLDVFNIVAVDDFNMGAMENKGLNIFNSKLVLATPETATDNDYERIEGVIAHEYFHNWTGNRITCRDWFQLCLKEGLTVFRDQQFTADMRSAAVKRIQDVRTLRARQFREDQGPLAHPVRPESYVEINNFYTATVYEKGAEVIGMLKRLVGEEGYAKALDLYFDRHDGDAATIEDWLKVFEDATGRDLTQFKRWYSDAGTPELTMAEHWDGDAGRLRLEFTQSTPPTPGQDEKPPRVIPVEIGLLSHNGDEVLPSTVLEMTEATQSFNFDNLSSRPVVSVLRGFSAPVVLKRDIDSAGLAFLLAHDTDPFARWEAGRQLARQTLRAMIGGQRPDSEYIDAFGRILADGDADPAFRALCLELPSEEEIAVAIAAEGATPDPDAIHTAREDLAAAIANAHEGDLKQVFNDMKLSGAYRPDAESAGKRSLRLAALSLLNRIDGGAGAADLYASTDNMTERAAALSMLVSAGVAESQIHSFYTEFRHIRLVMDMWFMIQTISAEPDRAVAVAQELAAHSDFDWKNPNRFRALIGGLSANHAGFHRADGAGYAFLADWLIRMDGANPQIAARMSTAFESWTRYDPTRQSHAKAALDRILETPNLSKNLGEMITRIRNAS, from the coding sequence ATGAACCAGCCCGTACGCCATCAGACTCCGACGCTTCTTTCGGATTACAGGCCCTACCCTTTCACATTGCGCCAAACCCGACTGGATGTGCGGCTGGACCCCAAGGAAACAGTTGTTCTGGCTGAACTTGACCTGACGCGGCGGGACACGGGCGATCTGGTTCTGGACATTGGCGCGGGCGTCGATCTGCGCAGCATCAGCATCGACGGGCGGAAGCTTTCATCGGCGGATTATCGCCGTGAAGAGGAGGTTCTGTCCATTTCAGCGCCCGATGGCGACTTCACCTTGTCGACCGAGGTCGTCATAGACCCGTCGGCCAATACCGCTTTCGAAGGGCTCTATCTTTCGAACGGCATCTTCTGCACCCAATGCGAGGCAGAGGGGTTTCGCCACATCACCCCCTATCCCGACCGGCCCGATGTCATGGCGCCGTTCGAGGTCACGATCCGATCTGATCTGCCCGTGCTGCTTTCCAACGGCAACCCGGTCTCCTCTGCGGACGGCGTCGCTGTCTGGCACGATCCCTGGCCGAAGCCCGCCTACCTGTTCGCGCTCGTCGCCGGTGACCTGCGCGCTGTCTCGGGTGATTTCACCACGAAATCCGGGCGGCATGTCGATCTGAATGTCTGGGTGCGCCCCGGTGACGAGCCACGCGCCGACTATGCGCTCGACAGTCTGATCCGGTCGATGAAATGGGATGAGGATACTTATGGACGCGAATACGATCTGGACGTTTTCAACATCGTCGCCGTTGATGATTTCAACATGGGGGCGATGGAAAACAAGGGTCTGAATATCTTCAATTCCAAGCTGGTCCTCGCCACGCCGGAAACCGCGACTGACAATGATTACGAACGGATCGAAGGGGTGATCGCGCATGAATATTTCCACAACTGGACCGGCAACCGTATCACCTGCCGCGACTGGTTCCAGCTTTGCCTGAAGGAAGGGCTGACCGTTTTCCGTGACCAGCAGTTCACGGCGGATATGCGAAGTGCTGCGGTGAAGCGTATTCAGGACGTGCGCACACTGCGTGCACGTCAGTTTCGCGAAGATCAGGGTCCGCTGGCCCATCCCGTGCGCCCGGAATCCTATGTCGAGATCAACAATTTCTACACTGCGACTGTCTATGAGAAAGGTGCCGAGGTTATCGGTATGCTCAAACGACTCGTCGGTGAGGAAGGTTATGCCAAGGCGTTGGACCTCTATTTTGATCGCCATGACGGCGATGCCGCGACGATTGAGGACTGGCTGAAGGTTTTCGAAGATGCGACGGGCCGCGACCTGACGCAATTCAAGCGTTGGTATTCAGACGCAGGCACGCCGGAACTGACGATGGCAGAGCATTGGGATGGCGATGCGGGCCGTCTGAGACTGGAGTTCACGCAGTCCACGCCCCCCACCCCCGGTCAGGACGAAAAGCCGCCGCGTGTTATTCCGGTTGAGATTGGCCTGCTGTCGCACAACGGTGATGAGGTACTGCCTTCGACCGTGCTGGAAATGACAGAGGCGACGCAGAGCTTCAACTTCGACAACCTCTCTTCGCGCCCGGTTGTCTCTGTTCTGCGCGGCTTTTCCGCACCGGTCGTTCTGAAACGCGATATTGATTCGGCTGGGCTGGCGTTTCTGCTTGCCCATGACACTGACCCTTTCGCCCGATGGGAGGCAGGGCGACAGCTTGCCCGGCAGACATTGCGCGCGATGATCGGCGGACAGCGGCCGGATTCGGAATATATCGATGCGTTTGGGCGAATTCTTGCCGATGGCGATGCGGACCCGGCATTCCGCGCCCTCTGTCTGGAACTTCCAAGCGAAGAGGAAATAGCCGTCGCCATAGCCGCTGAGGGTGCAACACCGGACCCGGACGCAATCCATACCGCCCGCGAGGACCTCGCCGCCGCAATTGCCAATGCGCATGAGGGCGACCTGAAGCAGGTTTTCAACGACATGAAGCTTAGCGGCGCGTATCGCCCGGATGCGGAATCGGCTGGAAAGCGGTCGCTTCGTCTCGCCGCGTTGTCGCTGCTCAACCGGATTGACGGTGGTGCGGGTGCCGCTGATCTCTACGCCTCGACCGACAATATGACCGAACGTGCAGCGGCGCTTTCAATGCTGGTTTCTGCCGGTGTCGCGGAAAGCCAGATTCATTCTTTCTATACCGAATTCAGACACATACGGTTGGTCATGGATATGTGGTTCATGATCCAGACGATCAGCGCAGAACCGGATCGGGCTGTCGCGGTCGCTCAGGAACTTGCAGCGCATTCTGATTTCGACTGGAAGAACCCCAACCGATTCCGCGCCCTGATCGGCGGGCTCAGCGCGAACCATGCGGGCTTCCACCGTGCCGATGGCGCGGGCTATGCGTTCCTGGCTGACTGGTTGATCCGGATGGACGGCGCCAATCCGCAGATCGCTGCACGGATGTCGACCGCGTTTGAAAGCTGGACGCGATACGACCCCACCCGACAGTCCCATGCCAAAGCCGCACTCGACCGGATACTTGAAACCCCTAACTTGTCGAAAAACCTCGGAGAAATGATCACCCGTATCCGTAACGCTTCGTAA
- a CDS encoding lysophospholipid acyltransferase family protein, producing the protein MSSESLTPRDEMQKRLDPLIEERAPWLFSGRMHHNAARALLMRMLGYPTTLDLGAKFRDIPTDQIFQSMENMIIRDLEVSGLEHIPKDGPALIVANHPTGIADGIVLYSLIGRVRKDLFIYTNQDILRVLPQLEDMIVPVEWRQDKRTHAKTRATMEQTRAWLAEDRIGLIFPSGRLAKRRKLTLHERPWMASAAMIARKMDVPVIPLRIRARNSILFYLFDAIHPTLRDVTLFHEVLNKAGQQYQITIGAPVPAGSLPVKSEEAIEMLRRIVLSLPEPADTRPVSTTRLVKRRIFKHI; encoded by the coding sequence ATGAGCAGCGAAAGCCTGACCCCCCGTGATGAGATGCAGAAGCGTCTCGACCCGCTGATCGAAGAGCGGGCACCGTGGTTATTCTCGGGGCGGATGCATCACAATGCCGCGCGGGCTTTGCTTATGCGGATGCTGGGCTATCCGACCACGCTCGATCTGGGCGCGAAGTTTCGTGACATCCCGACCGATCAGATTTTCCAGTCGATGGAAAACATGATCATCCGCGATCTGGAGGTTTCTGGGCTGGAGCATATTCCGAAGGACGGACCAGCCCTGATCGTCGCCAATCATCCGACGGGAATTGCCGATGGGATCGTGCTTTATTCGCTGATCGGGCGGGTCCGTAAGGATCTGTTCATCTACACGAACCAGGATATTCTGCGCGTCTTACCACAGCTTGAGGATATGATCGTCCCGGTGGAGTGGCGGCAGGACAAGCGCACCCACGCCAAAACCCGTGCGACGATGGAACAGACCCGCGCCTGGCTGGCAGAGGATCGAATCGGGCTGATCTTCCCATCGGGCCGGCTGGCCAAGCGGCGAAAGCTGACCCTGCATGAACGCCCGTGGATGGCCTCTGCCGCGATGATTGCGCGCAAAATGGACGTGCCGGTCATCCCGCTGCGGATCAGGGCGCGCAACTCTATCCTGTTCTACCTGTTCGACGCGATCCATCCGACATTACGTGATGTGACGCTGTTCCACGAGGTGCTGAACAAGGCCGGTCAGCAATATCAGATCACGATCGGCGCACCGGTCCCGGCGGGATCATTGCCAGTGAAAAGTGAAGAGGCGATCGAGATGTTGCGCCGGATCGTGCTGTCGCTGCCGGAACCCGCGGATACCCGCCCGGTTTCGACCACTCGTTTGGTCAAGCGACGTATCTTCAAACATATCTGA
- a CDS encoding invasion associated locus B family protein has protein sequence MSPKTTSTALALIFALSAAPVLAQTTTEAPPADAPADAASDAAAAAASAADQAADAAEGAAEATGENAEAAADAAAAAASDAAAAAENAADAVADAVTDSAEPAEEEASEAAPTEEEAPAETAPAAEEATAEGATEAESEEPPVGAYYPRTTHGDWTLRCIRTADGADPCELYQLMTDGQGNSVAEITLIPLSNGGQAVAGATIVTPLETDLTQGLRLQIDSGAANVYPFNFCAPVGCVARLGLTSGELNSLKRGNAATVSLLPYGASADQVVGLTMSLTGFTAGYAELETAVAEMREAAAAAEAAAPAETPAATPAEGATDAPAEPASEEAAPAQ, from the coding sequence ATGTCACCGAAGACTACCTCGACCGCACTAGCGTTGATTTTCGCGCTGAGCGCTGCGCCAGTTCTGGCCCAAACCACGACCGAAGCGCCGCCTGCCGATGCGCCCGCAGACGCAGCTAGCGATGCAGCCGCTGCGGCTGCAAGCGCCGCCGATCAGGCCGCTGATGCTGCCGAAGGTGCAGCCGAAGCGACCGGCGAAAACGCAGAAGCCGCCGCCGATGCAGCGGCAGCCGCTGCCAGTGACGCCGCCGCAGCGGCAGAGAACGCGGCCGACGCTGTGGCGGATGCCGTAACGGATTCAGCAGAACCTGCAGAAGAAGAGGCATCAGAAGCAGCGCCGACAGAGGAAGAGGCGCCCGCCGAAACCGCCCCCGCCGCAGAAGAGGCTACGGCAGAAGGTGCGACGGAGGCCGAATCCGAAGAGCCGCCGGTTGGTGCTTATTATCCGCGCACAACACATGGCGACTGGACGCTGCGCTGCATCAGGACTGCCGACGGCGCTGATCCCTGCGAATTGTATCAGCTTATGACTGACGGGCAGGGCAACTCTGTCGCGGAGATCACGCTGATCCCGCTGAGCAATGGCGGCCAAGCCGTTGCCGGGGCAACGATTGTGACCCCGCTTGAAACCGACCTGACGCAAGGGCTTCGCCTGCAGATCGATTCGGGCGCGGCGAACGTCTATCCGTTCAACTTCTGCGCCCCGGTCGGATGTGTGGCCCGCCTGGGGCTGACATCAGGTGAACTCAACTCTCTGAAGCGTGGCAATGCGGCGACTGTCAGCCTGCTGCCCTATGGCGCAAGTGCGGATCAGGTGGTCGGTCTGACCATGTCGCTGACCGGTTTCACAGCAGGCTATGCAGAGCTTGAAACAGCCGTTGCGGAAATGCGCGAAGCGGCTGCGGCCGCTGAAGCAGCAGCACCGGCAGAAACGCCCGCCGCGACCCCTGCAGAAGGCGCGACCGACGCACCCGCCGAGCCTGCATCGGAAGAGGCAGCGCCAGCACAGTAA
- a CDS encoding helicase HerA-like domain-containing protein gives MNNIDMESGSIFVGGAGPDYAEPEVLLTGYANRHGLIAGATGTGKTVTLQTLAESLSQCGVPVFLADVKGDLSGLAKSGSAEAKLHEAFARRAGQIGLELDYQQYPVTFWDVFGQKGHPVRTTPAEMGPLLLSRLLGLTDVQEGVLNIAFRVADEQGLALLDLKDLQAMLVWVGENSSELSLTYGNVSTASVGAIQRSLLTLENEGGDQLFGEPALELNDILRVDGNGKGMINILAADKLMNAPRLYSTFLLWLLSELFEQLPEVGDPAKPVCAFFFDEAHLLFDDAPKALIDKIEQVARLIRSKGVSVWFISQNPTDVPEDILGQLGNRVQHALRAFTAKDQKALRLAAENYRPNPDFDIADAIQQVGTGEAVTSFLERKGVPGVAMRTLIRPPFSQLGPITDEERSEVLKTSVMGQKYDTPLNRESAQEILIERAQAAAKEAQETATPDDDSDLWVVGGQKDEEFTRARRYNPKLTIPASGKDGSSTKKRSSRRDSVLETFGKSVARELGRQGTRSVMRGVLGGLFRGR, from the coding sequence ATGAACAACATCGATATGGAAAGCGGCAGCATCTTCGTCGGGGGTGCGGGCCCGGATTACGCAGAGCCAGAGGTGCTTCTGACCGGTTACGCCAATCGGCACGGGCTGATCGCTGGCGCGACGGGCACGGGCAAGACTGTGACGCTGCAGACCCTGGCCGAATCGCTGTCTCAATGCGGTGTCCCCGTTTTCCTTGCCGATGTGAAAGGTGACCTTTCCGGTCTGGCGAAGTCCGGCTCTGCAGAGGCAAAGCTGCACGAGGCATTTGCCAGACGCGCCGGGCAGATCGGGCTGGAGCTAGATTACCAACAATATCCTGTCACATTCTGGGATGTGTTCGGGCAAAAGGGTCACCCCGTCCGGACAACGCCAGCGGAAATGGGGCCGTTGCTGCTGTCCCGCCTGCTGGGCCTGACGGATGTTCAGGAAGGCGTGCTGAACATCGCCTTCCGCGTCGCCGACGAGCAGGGGCTGGCGCTTCTGGACCTGAAAGATCTTCAGGCGATGCTTGTCTGGGTTGGAGAGAACTCTTCAGAACTGTCGCTTACCTATGGCAATGTCAGCACGGCATCGGTCGGTGCAATCCAGCGGTCCCTTCTGACGCTGGAAAACGAAGGCGGTGACCAGCTTTTCGGCGAGCCGGCGCTTGAACTGAACGACATCCTGCGTGTGGATGGCAATGGCAAGGGGATGATCAATATCCTTGCTGCCGATAAACTGATGAATGCGCCGCGCCTTTACTCGACATTCCTGCTGTGGCTGCTGTCCGAACTGTTCGAGCAACTGCCAGAGGTCGGCGACCCGGCCAAGCCGGTCTGTGCCTTTTTCTTCGATGAGGCGCATCTACTGTTCGATGATGCGCCCAAGGCCCTGATCGACAAGATCGAACAGGTCGCCCGCCTGATCCGATCCAAAGGCGTCAGCGTGTGGTTCATCAGCCAGAATCCAACCGATGTGCCGGAAGATATCCTCGGGCAGCTGGGCAACCGCGTCCAGCATGCCCTTCGCGCTTTTACGGCAAAAGATCAGAAGGCCCTGCGTCTGGCGGCGGAAAACTATCGTCCCAATCCCGATTTCGACATTGCCGACGCGATACAGCAAGTCGGTACGGGCGAAGCGGTGACCTCTTTCCTTGAACGAAAGGGGGTGCCGGGTGTGGCCATGCGCACGTTGATCCGGCCGCCCTTTTCTCAACTGGGGCCGATCACGGATGAGGAACGTTCGGAGGTCCTGAAAACCTCTGTCATGGGGCAAAAATATGATACGCCGCTGAACCGCGAATCCGCACAGGAAATTCTGATCGAGCGTGCGCAGGCAGCAGCAAAAGAGGCACAGGAAACCGCGACACCGGATGATGACAGCGACCTTTGGGTTGTCGGCGGACAGAAGGATGAGGAATTCACCCGCGCCCGCCGCTATAATCCGAAGCTGACCATTCCTGCATCCGGGAAAGATGGAAGTTCGACAAAAAAGAGAAGCTCCCGCCGCGACTCGGTTCTGGAGACCTTCGGCAAATCCGTTGCAAGAGAATTGGGACGCCAGGGTACCCGATCCGTCATGCGCGGTGTGCTGGGTGGCCTGTTCCGCGGCCGCTGA
- a CDS encoding DUF6477 family protein: MCNTTISCAKVSALEPVRILKMSFMNDPKIFTFPQPQQRLKRPAPLIRAARSGQSGWNPSRDLARLIGRDELPSPHIVSRLLHSAEQACEDARRAGRADYDVHRHIMLLIALLAELTAVQGSARAQQSRGAR, from the coding sequence ATGTGCAACACAACCATTAGTTGTGCGAAGGTGAGCGCGCTTGAACCTGTGAGGATCTTGAAGATGAGCTTCATGAACGACCCCAAAATTTTTACATTTCCGCAACCGCAACAACGGTTGAAGCGACCGGCACCTTTGATTCGAGCCGCCCGTTCAGGGCAGTCCGGGTGGAATCCCAGTCGGGATCTGGCGCGACTGATTGGGCGTGACGAACTGCCGTCGCCGCATATCGTGTCGCGTCTGCTGCATTCGGCAGAGCAGGCATGTGAGGACGCCCGGCGCGCAGGACGCGCCGATTACGACGTCCATCGTCATATCATGTTGCTGATCGCGCTATTGGCGGAACTGACCGCAGTGCAAGGGTCTGCGCGTGCACAGCAATCACGCGGTGCGCGGTGA
- a CDS encoding DUF6456 domain-containing protein, translated as MTVLKPDFDMAQPVTASTSEMTETALVLHRDIACEGELTDGARLYLRHVENGESIRSIARAEGCHPSTILRRIRRFEARRDDPLVDNALRKLGHDGAHKRSLRDQGEQNRRILRRLAESGAELVVAASMKKAIVTRADIRTMVLERSEAEQLALRNWISPVAQGKKMSRYRISAAGRAALRSLGQGDGGLPRARDFADAKPVSSQGMEEAAATFHHADQHRVWEARTLPDPEENKPRRMRVNIAESPLLLLARRRDAKGDAFLNPRLVAAGEQLREDFELAQMGPRITQNWQRFMTAGIDSGTFGASSSGGSDSARNRVAEALRELGPGMGDLALRVCCYLEGLEMTERRLGWSARSGKVVLKLALERLARHYEGRYGPGGPLIG; from the coding sequence ATGACCGTTCTTAAGCCGGATTTCGACATGGCCCAGCCTGTGACTGCCAGCACAAGTGAGATGACGGAAACAGCCTTGGTGCTGCATCGGGACATCGCTTGTGAAGGTGAGCTTACAGATGGGGCACGGCTTTATCTCCGGCATGTCGAAAATGGTGAATCGATACGCTCAATCGCACGGGCAGAGGGCTGCCACCCGTCCACCATCCTGCGCCGTATCCGCCGTTTCGAAGCGCGGCGCGATGATCCGCTGGTTGATAATGCGCTGCGCAAGCTTGGCCATGATGGCGCGCACAAACGTAGCCTGCGCGATCAAGGGGAACAGAACAGGCGCATCCTTCGTCGTCTCGCCGAAAGCGGGGCAGAATTGGTCGTCGCGGCGTCAATGAAAAAGGCGATCGTAACGCGTGCCGATATCCGCACGATGGTGCTGGAACGCAGCGAAGCAGAGCAGCTGGCACTCCGGAACTGGATAAGCCCTGTCGCACAGGGCAAGAAAATGAGCCGCTACCGAATCTCTGCCGCCGGACGCGCCGCCCTGAGAAGCCTTGGACAGGGCGATGGCGGGCTACCGCGTGCCCGCGACTTTGCCGATGCAAAACCTGTTTCCAGCCAAGGCATGGAAGAAGCCGCCGCGACGTTTCACCACGCGGACCAGCACCGGGTCTGGGAGGCACGCACATTGCCCGACCCAGAAGAAAACAAGCCGCGGCGGATGCGCGTCAACATCGCTGAAAGTCCGTTGCTGCTGCTGGCGCGGCGCCGCGATGCCAAGGGCGATGCGTTCCTGAACCCGCGTCTGGTCGCTGCGGGTGAACAATTGCGCGAAGACTTCGAACTTGCGCAGATGGGGCCGCGGATCACCCAGAACTGGCAACGCTTCATGACCGCCGGTATTGACAGCGGCACATTCGGCGCGTCGTCGTCCGGCGGATCGGATTCCGCCCGCAACCGCGTGGCAGAGGCGCTGCGCGAGTTGGGCCCAGGAATGGGCGATCTGGCCCTTCGCGTCTGCTGCTATCTGGAGGGTTTGGAGATGACAGAACGCCGCCTGGGCTGGTCTGCCCGATCCGGCAAGGTGGTGTTGAAACTGGCTCTGGAACGTCTCGCCCGGCATTATGAGGGGCGATATGGTCCTGGTGGGCCGTTGATCGGATAG